In the genome of Pelodiscus sinensis isolate JC-2024 chromosome 3, ASM4963464v1, whole genome shotgun sequence, one region contains:
- the LOC102451156 gene encoding trace amine-associated receptor 9-like yields MTSALLPNDEVQYCFENINGSCYKTSWSSGIRITLYGVLGLLTILTLGGNLMVIISIAYFKQLHTPANFLIASLACADFCLGLTVLPFSSIRSIETCWYFGETFCRFHSCLDASFCYSSIFHLCFISIDRYVAVTDPLIYPIKFTVPVSGMFIAAAWIFSLTYSFSVVFSGANDKGIRELENALSCVGSCQLVFNKTWVVVSSLLYFIPFFTMIVLYHRIFAVAKRQARMIEIMNNNTQSFENYSDRVAKRERKAAKTLGIAVIAFLIFWSPYFITVIIDAFLNFITPPLVFDIMVWVTYSNSAINPLIYSLFYPWFRKAMKVIVSCKIFRLDCSTMNLFTE; encoded by the coding sequence ATGACTTCAGCACTTCTTCCAAACGATGAAGTACAATACTGCTTTGAGAACATTAATGGATCTTGCTATAAAACATCATGGTCTTCTGGAATCCGAATAACTTTATATGGTGTGCTTGGTTTGCTGACAATTCTTACACTAGGTGGAAACCTCATGGTAATCATttcaattgcttatttcaaacAGCTTCACACTCCTGCAAATTTTTTGATAGCCTCCTTGGCATGTGCGGATTTTTGTTTGGGTCTGACTGTGCTGCCCTTCAGCAGTATAAGATCTATTGAAACATGTTGGTATTTTGGAGAAACATTCTGTAGATTCCACAGTTGTTTAGATGCATCTTTTTGTTATTCATCAATATTTCACTTGTGTTTCATCTCTATTGATCGATATGTTGCTGTCACTGATCCTTTGATTTACCCAATTAAGTTCACAGTGCCTGTTTCAGGAATGTTCATAGCTGCTGCATGGATATTTTCTTTAACATACAGTTTTTCTGTTGTCTTCTCTGGGGCTAATGACAAAGGGATACGAGAATTAGAAAATGCACTCTCCTGTGTAGGGAGCTGTCAGCTTGTCTTCAACAAAACATGGGTGGTTGTATCCTCTCTACTTTATTTTATACCTTTTTTTACAATGATAGTTCTTTACCACAGGATCTTTGCTGTGGCTAAACGACAAGCTAGAATGATAGAGATTATGAACAACAATACCCAGTCATTTGAAAATTACAGTGACAGAGTTGCCAAAAGAGAGAGGAAAGCTGCTAAAACTCTGGGCATAGCTGTGATAGCTTTTTTGATATTCTGGTCACCTTATTTTATAACTGTAATAATTGATGCTTTTCTTAACTTTATAACTCCACCCCTTGTCTTTGACATTATGGTTTGGGTTACTTATTCCAACTCTGCCATTAATCCTTTGATTTACTCTCTCTTTTATCCGTGGTTTCGAAAAGCAATGAAAGTGATTGTGAGCTGTAAAATCTTCCGGCTTGACTGCTCGACAATGAATTTATTTACAGAGTGA